The Rhodospirillales bacterium genome has a window encoding:
- a CDS encoding FAD-binding oxidoreductase, giving the protein MTTDYPDIHYARTRTDDARREPLVGQHKAQVCVVGGGLAGLTTALGLAERGVTDVILLEAERVGWGASGRNGGFVSSYYAAETEDLIRKVGLEHTRQLVKLSQDAVNLVRDRIGRYDIACGPNPEGILNVSWYDNPDGLKRTTETEMQMFGESFEYIPRERVHDEFAASDKYFDGLMHHNAFWFHPLNFCLGVARAAEALGVRICEGTSVESLVTDGQPMLVNTERGMIETETVVMTTGAYNTSLVPELGAAFQKVATYVIVTEPLDGDLVQSAIRCHNAISDDRFSLDYYRRLEDNRILWGGRGTTRTTEPYNLWRLMRGDMALVYPQLANVEIETAWSGLMSFPIHRMIQTGELKPGLWYAQGFGGQGMAQTTVAGEALAGAIAQGDDTIDLFKPFGLSWAGGPIGKIYGEAYRVYVRTCDRVTTARARKRAGRAA; this is encoded by the coding sequence ATGACCACCGACTATCCCGATATCCACTACGCCCGAACACGCACCGACGATGCGCGGCGCGAACCCCTTGTCGGCCAGCACAAGGCCCAGGTCTGTGTCGTCGGCGGCGGGCTGGCCGGTCTCACCACGGCGCTCGGCCTCGCCGAGCGGGGCGTGACCGACGTGATCCTTCTCGAGGCCGAGCGGGTCGGCTGGGGGGCATCGGGCCGCAACGGCGGCTTTGTCAGCAGCTACTACGCGGCCGAGACCGAGGATCTGATCCGCAAGGTGGGGCTGGAGCACACCCGGCAACTCGTGAAGCTGAGCCAGGACGCCGTCAATCTCGTGCGCGATCGGATCGGGCGCTACGACATTGCATGCGGGCCCAACCCGGAAGGGATCCTGAACGTCTCCTGGTACGACAATCCCGACGGGCTCAAGCGCACCACCGAGACCGAGATGCAGATGTTCGGCGAGAGCTTCGAGTACATCCCGCGGGAGCGGGTGCACGACGAATTCGCGGCGTCGGACAAGTACTTCGACGGCCTGATGCACCACAACGCGTTCTGGTTCCATCCGCTGAACTTCTGTCTTGGTGTCGCACGGGCGGCCGAGGCGCTCGGTGTCCGCATCTGTGAGGGTACGTCGGTCGAGTCTCTTGTCACAGACGGTCAGCCGATGCTGGTCAACACGGAGCGCGGCATGATCGAAACCGAAACGGTGGTAATGACAACGGGCGCCTACAACACCTCGCTCGTTCCGGAACTCGGCGCAGCCTTCCAGAAGGTCGCGACCTATGTGATCGTGACCGAACCGCTCGACGGGGATCTGGTCCAGAGCGCGATCCGTTGTCACAACGCGATCTCCGACGATCGCTTCAGCCTCGACTACTACCGTCGCCTGGAGGACAACCGCATTCTGTGGGGCGGGCGTGGAACCACCCGGACGACCGAGCCCTACAACCTGTGGCGCCTGATGCGCGGCGATATGGCTCTGGTCTATCCGCAGCTTGCCAACGTCGAGATCGAGACGGCGTGGAGCGGGCTCATGAGCTTCCCGATCCACCGCATGATCCAGACCGGCGAACTGAAGCCCGGCCTCTGGTATGCCCAGGGTTTCGGCGGCCAAGGCATGGCGCAGACGACGGTGGCGGGCGAGGCGCTTGCGGGCGCCATTGCTCAGGGCGACGACACCATCGATCTCTTCAAGCCGTTCGGGCTCAGCTGGGCCGGCGGTCCGATCGGCAAGATCTACGGCGAGGCCTACCGCGTCTATGTCAGGACCTGCGATCGCGTGACGACGGCACGCGCCCGCAAACGTGCCGGACGGGCCGCGTGA
- a CDS encoding FAD-binding oxidoreductase, with the protein MSYPRSYYAATRERAPERPPLVGEHEVDVLVVGGGLAGLNTALGLAEKGLRIILIEAESVGFGASGRNGGFVGHGYSRDAEWLAGRLGLDHARSLHGLTREALALIKDRIERHAIACGPNTHGMLVASWTDSPDVLKRHAETMRENFGVDLGFVERERLAEEFADSPHYFDGLLNNDAFQFHPLNYCLGIAAAAEAAGARICEGTPLVFLEIEGARKQATTPCAFIRARHIVLACGGYGRGILPEVSGAVLPVATYVMATTPVSENALAGAIRQRICIGDTRMAGDYYRALPDGRILWGGRMTSRVGEPPRLARSMLADLVKVYPQLDGHAWFETAWMGTMSYARHRMPQIGRLRDGVWYAQAFGGSGMGTTTVAGELLASAITDGDDRFRLFEPFGLEWAGGPVGRMAAQATYWTYQLRDWADSRRDRKKRASAAVEEAA; encoded by the coding sequence GTGAGCTATCCCCGCAGTTACTATGCCGCGACCCGGGAGAGAGCGCCGGAACGCCCGCCCCTGGTTGGCGAACATGAGGTCGACGTTCTGGTTGTCGGTGGCGGTCTCGCGGGCCTCAACACGGCCCTCGGGCTGGCCGAGAAGGGGCTGAGGATTATCCTGATCGAGGCGGAGAGCGTCGGGTTCGGTGCCTCGGGGCGGAATGGCGGCTTCGTCGGTCACGGCTACTCGCGCGACGCCGAGTGGCTGGCCGGGCGTCTTGGACTCGACCACGCCCGATCGCTCCATGGCCTGACCCGGGAAGCTCTGGCACTGATCAAGGACCGTATCGAACGTCATGCCATCGCCTGCGGTCCCAACACACACGGTATGCTGGTCGCCTCGTGGACCGACAGTCCGGACGTCCTGAAGCGGCACGCCGAGACCATGCGCGAGAACTTCGGCGTCGATCTCGGTTTCGTCGAACGCGAGCGACTTGCCGAGGAGTTTGCCGACTCGCCGCACTACTTCGATGGCCTGCTCAACAACGATGCGTTCCAGTTCCATCCGTTGAACTACTGCCTCGGCATCGCCGCGGCCGCCGAAGCGGCCGGCGCACGGATCTGCGAAGGCACGCCACTCGTTTTCCTTGAGATCGAAGGCGCCAGGAAACAGGCCACAACGCCGTGCGCCTTCATTCGGGCACGGCATATCGTGCTGGCCTGTGGCGGTTACGGCAGAGGCATCCTTCCCGAGGTCTCCGGTGCGGTCCTGCCTGTGGCGACCTATGTGATGGCGACCACGCCGGTCTCCGAGAACGCCCTGGCCGGAGCAATCCGGCAGCGCATCTGCATTGGCGACACCCGCATGGCGGGCGACTACTACCGCGCCCTGCCGGACGGCCGGATTTTGTGGGGCGGTCGCATGACCTCGCGGGTCGGTGAGCCGCCGCGCCTGGCACGCTCCATGCTTGCGGACCTGGTCAAGGTCTATCCACAGCTCGACGGACACGCATGGTTCGAGACCGCATGGATGGGAACCATGAGTTACGCGCGCCATCGGATGCCCCAGATCGGGCGCTTGCGCGATGGCGTCTGGTATGCGCAGGCCTTCGGCGGGAGCGGAATGGGAACGACGACCGTGGCGGGCGAGCTGCTCGCGTCAGCCATAACTGACGGCGACGACCGGTTCCGCCTGTTCGAGCCCTTCGGTCTGGAATGGGCCGGTGGTCCGGTCGGGCGCATGGCTGCGCAGGCGACCTACTGGACCTATCAGTTGCGCGATTGGGCCGACAGCCGCCGGGATCGCAAGAAACGTGCGTCAGCCGCCGTCGAAGAGGCCGCGTAG
- a CDS encoding aa3-type cytochrome c oxidase subunit IV yields MSEVIPDWERSDDSHLSTYKGVMRLTVVSAIASIVVLILMALILL; encoded by the coding sequence ATGTCCGAAGTGATCCCTGATTGGGAACGTTCCGACGATTCGCATCTGAGCACCTACAAGGGTGTCATGCGTCTGACGGTGGTCTCGGCCATCGCCAGCATCGTCGTTCTGATCCTGATGGCCCTGATCCTGCTCTAG
- a CDS encoding NADP(H)-dependent aldo-keto reductase, whose amino-acid sequence MQYRRLGRTGIEVSLLCLGTMNFGSSETEAEGFRQMDFCLDRGINFLDTAEMYSIPVTPKHQGNSERVIGNWMKARGSRDKVIVSTKVAGPDERLDFIRDGNLRLDRRNIEQAIDDSLARLQTDYVDLYQLHWPDRDTNTFGQLGYTHPTESHPIPLEETLAVLGDLVTAGKVRTIGVSNETPWGTMRLLHLAETLGLPRIVTNQNPYNLLNRTFEAGCAEIAMREHVGLLAYAPMAAGALSGKYLDGARPEGARMTMYPTNRRYLGPPNAEPATRAYVELARDHGLDPGLMALAFVAMQPFMTSSIIGASSMAQLEKDVDCVDLALSDDLLTAIEDIHTRYTYPCP is encoded by the coding sequence ATGCAGTACCGACGACTGGGTCGGACCGGGATCGAGGTCAGCCTGCTGTGTCTGGGCACCATGAACTTCGGTTCCAGCGAAACCGAGGCGGAAGGCTTCCGGCAGATGGATTTCTGTCTCGACCGGGGCATCAACTTTCTCGATACGGCCGAGATGTATTCGATTCCCGTCACGCCGAAGCATCAGGGCAACAGCGAGCGCGTCATCGGTAACTGGATGAAGGCGCGCGGCAGCCGCGACAAGGTGATCGTCTCGACGAAGGTGGCCGGGCCCGACGAACGCCTCGACTTCATCCGTGACGGCAACCTCCGCCTCGACCGCAGGAACATCGAGCAGGCGATCGACGACAGTCTGGCCCGCCTCCAGACGGATTATGTCGACCTCTACCAGCTTCATTGGCCCGACCGGGACACCAACACGTTCGGCCAACTCGGTTACACACATCCCACCGAATCCCACCCAATCCCGCTCGAAGAGACCCTGGCTGTGCTGGGCGACCTCGTGACCGCCGGCAAGGTGCGCACGATCGGGGTCTCCAACGAGACGCCCTGGGGCACGATGCGCCTGCTGCATCTGGCCGAGACACTGGGCCTGCCGCGTATCGTGACCAACCAGAACCCCTACAACCTGCTCAACCGTACCTTTGAGGCCGGCTGTGCCGAGATCGCCATGCGCGAGCATGTTGGCCTCCTGGCCTATGCGCCGATGGCCGCAGGCGCGCTGTCGGGAAAGTACCTCGACGGCGCACGGCCCGAAGGTGCGCGCATGACGATGTATCCGACCAATCGGCGATACCTCGGACCGCCGAATGCGGAGCCGGCAACCCGCGCCTATGTTGAACTGGCCCGGGACCACGGCCTCGATCCCGGCCTGATGGCGCTGGCCTTCGTCGCCATGCAGCCGTTCATGACGTCCTCGATCATCGGGGCAAGCTCGATGGCGCAGCTCGAAAAGGACGTTGACTGCGTCGATCTCGCTTTGAGCGATGACCTGCTCACTGCCATCGAGGACATCCACACCCGCTACACTTATCCATGCCCATGA
- a CDS encoding peptidoglycan-binding protein, producing MKPRPTSRPLLAPFFAVCLALTAGPALAATEATIMAIQDGLVAMGFDPGTPDGVAGSNTERAIKAFQTEFGYAATGEASETLLDQINAAAAGGTASPERLLAREGLLRSYTRAVQQGLTDLGYDPGSVDGALGPLTRTAVREYQTATGLSATGEISKPLLSSINTALGR from the coding sequence ATGAAACCCAGGCCGACGTCCCGTCCCCTTCTCGCACCGTTCTTCGCCGTCTGTCTGGCGCTCACTGCCGGCCCTGCACTCGCGGCCACCGAAGCGACGATCATGGCGATCCAGGACGGTCTCGTGGCCATGGGATTCGATCCGGGCACACCTGATGGCGTTGCCGGCTCCAACACCGAACGGGCGATCAAGGCGTTCCAGACCGAGTTCGGCTATGCGGCGACCGGTGAGGCGAGCGAAACGCTGCTCGACCAGATCAATGCGGCGGCCGCAGGCGGCACAGCCTCGCCCGAACGGCTGCTCGCCCGCGAAGGGCTACTCAGGAGTTACACCCGCGCCGTGCAGCAGGGCCTGACAGATCTCGGCTACGATCCGGGGTCCGTGGACGGTGCGCTCGGCCCCCTCACCCGCACGGCCGTTCGCGAGTACCAGACGGCCACCGGCCTGAGCGCGACGGGCGAAATCTCGAAACCGCTGCTCTCCAGCATCAACACGGCGCTGGGCCGCTGA
- a CDS encoding DUF938 domain-containing protein, with product MPDEAPARSISADDRLHAPAAERNGQTILEHIEAFLRPGLSVLEIASGPGQHAALFAEANPKVVWQPSDPDPRMRISEAAWSSGLANVPEPLDLDVTADGWWSKAGGPYGLTVAINMLHCSEPETIGGLMAGAAELLETGGHLLLYGPFTFNGLHSAPSNQNFDRMLRRQNALWGVRDLNDIASTGHDHGLAFERAIEMPANNHILVLRRHLIM from the coding sequence ATGCCTGACGAGGCACCCGCCAGAAGCATCTCCGCCGACGACCGGCTTCACGCCCCTGCCGCGGAGCGCAACGGACAGACGATCCTTGAACATATCGAGGCGTTTCTCCGTCCCGGCCTTTCAGTCCTCGAGATCGCCAGCGGTCCGGGACAGCATGCCGCGCTCTTCGCGGAGGCCAATCCGAAGGTCGTCTGGCAGCCCAGTGACCCCGACCCGCGGATGCGCATCAGCGAAGCCGCGTGGAGCAGCGGCCTTGCCAACGTTCCGGAGCCCCTCGACCTCGACGTGACAGCCGACGGCTGGTGGTCGAAGGCCGGGGGACCCTATGGGCTGACGGTCGCGATCAACATGTTGCATTGCTCCGAACCGGAGACGATCGGCGGGCTCATGGCGGGTGCAGCCGAGCTGCTCGAAACCGGCGGACACCTGCTGCTCTATGGCCCGTTCACGTTCAACGGCCTGCACAGCGCACCGAGCAACCAGAACTTCGACCGCATGCTGCGCCGGCAGAACGCGCTTTGGGGTGTGCGCGATCTCAACGACATCGCGTCGACCGGCCACGACCACGGGCTGGCGTTCGAACGCGCGATCGAGATGCCCGCGAACAACCACATTCTGGTGCTACGACGCCATCTGATCATGTGA
- a CDS encoding diaminopropionate ammonia-lyase yields the protein MSDTTLSADLRLHVNWRCERDAPYGPAQRAVMDHASRTAARDTISAWPGYQPTPLVELPGLAAGLGIARLRLKHEAKRFTLKSFKALGGAYGVMRILERETGESIADIMAGRVKDKVAGVTVCCATDGNHGRAVAWGAGLAGARCVIYLHEHVSQGREDAIAGFGAEIARVEGTYDDSVRQAAEDAEANGWIVVSDTSRHGYEEIPAWVKQGYTVIMAEAMEQMGDEHPSHLFVQAGVGGLACAAVGPLWEDWGADRPICIVVEPHEADCIYQSAVQGHMANGLGSLETVMACLSAGEASPLAWAILETGADAFITIADRLVPEAMCMLASGETDAPLVVGESGCAGLAGLMAVATDPNARAALSLGPDADVLLIASEGATDPTIYTGIVGRTPEEIGEGL from the coding sequence ATGTCAGACACGACTCTCTCCGCAGACCTGCGTCTGCATGTCAACTGGCGCTGCGAGCGCGACGCGCCCTATGGCCCGGCCCAGCGCGCCGTCATGGATCACGCAAGCCGCACGGCCGCGCGCGACACCATTTCGGCATGGCCCGGCTATCAGCCCACGCCGCTGGTCGAACTGCCCGGTCTGGCGGCCGGGCTCGGCATCGCCCGTCTGCGGCTCAAGCACGAAGCCAAACGCTTCACGCTGAAGAGTTTCAAGGCGCTCGGCGGTGCCTATGGCGTCATGCGCATCCTGGAGCGCGAGACCGGTGAATCGATCGCCGACATCATGGCCGGACGGGTGAAGGACAAGGTCGCCGGCGTGACGGTGTGCTGCGCCACCGACGGCAACCACGGCCGCGCCGTGGCATGGGGTGCGGGCCTCGCCGGGGCGCGCTGCGTGATCTATCTACACGAGCACGTCAGCCAGGGGCGCGAGGACGCCATTGCCGGCTTCGGTGCCGAAATCGCGCGGGTCGAGGGCACCTATGACGATTCCGTTCGCCAGGCCGCCGAAGATGCCGAGGCGAACGGCTGGATTGTCGTCTCCGACACGTCCCGGCACGGTTACGAGGAGATCCCCGCCTGGGTGAAGCAGGGCTACACGGTGATCATGGCCGAAGCGATGGAGCAGATGGGTGACGAACACCCGAGCCACCTGTTCGTCCAGGCCGGTGTCGGCGGCCTGGCCTGTGCGGCCGTCGGGCCGCTCTGGGAGGATTGGGGCGCGGATCGCCCGATCTGCATCGTGGTCGAGCCCCATGAGGCCGATTGCATCTATCAGAGCGCCGTTCAGGGCCACATGGCGAACGGCCTGGGTTCTCTCGAGACGGTGATGGCCTGCCTCTCCGCCGGCGAGGCGTCGCCACTCGCCTGGGCGATTCTCGAGACGGGTGCTGACGCCTTCATCACCATTGCCGATCGTCTGGTGCCCGAGGCGATGTGCATGCTGGCGTCGGGCGAGACCGACGCACCGCTCGTGGTCGGTGAATCCGGCTGCGCGGGCCTGGCCGGCCTCATGGCCGTTGCCACAGATCCGAATGCCCGGGCCGCCCTGTCGCTGGGGCCCGATGCCGACGTCCTGCTGATCGCAAGCGAGGGCGCGACCGATCCGACGATCTACACCGGGATCGTCGGCAGGACGCCCGAAGAGATCGGCGAAGGCCTGTGA
- a CDS encoding putative molybdenum carrier protein: protein MVSGGQTGADRAALDVALDLGIACGGWCPRGRMAEDGVLDMRYPLTETPRRQYIQRTEWNVRDSDGTLIVARPPLSGGTAATESLARTRGKPCLVVHPDDDEWRATLRTWLEANDIAVLNIAGPRESSGDLPYAATERLLRGLFDGG from the coding sequence ATCGTCTCGGGCGGCCAGACCGGCGCCGATCGGGCGGCGCTTGATGTCGCGCTCGATCTGGGGATTGCGTGCGGCGGGTGGTGTCCCCGGGGACGCATGGCCGAGGACGGGGTGCTCGACATGCGCTATCCGCTCACCGAAACGCCCAGACGGCAGTACATCCAACGCACCGAATGGAACGTGCGTGACAGCGACGGCACGCTGATCGTGGCTCGCCCGCCGCTGTCCGGGGGCACGGCAGCGACGGAAAGTCTGGCACGCACACGCGGAAAGCCCTGCCTTGTCGTGCATCCCGACGATGACGAATGGCGCGCCACACTTCGAACCTGGCTTGAGGCCAACGATATTGCGGTTCTCAACATCGCGGGACCGCGCGAAAGCTCCGGCGACCTGCCCTATGCCGCAACGGAGCGACTGCTACGCGGCCTCTTCGACGGCGGCTGA
- a CDS encoding DUF560 domain-containing protein, which produces MIKILRSFFVLIVIFGLTLASKAIAAPNEFLIAELIRSGKIQEAYDELQKSDPKEEDILFFEGLVAQSNGDYSEAILLFNDALVANPNHMNARRELAVTLLLEEKYSLAERAFLELIELDNSRELDQVYEEYIYYIREKNPLGITGSFSILPSSNVNRGTENFAYNSLIGRFVIDPDSQSKSGVGLQAGLSGYYRFSSETENRNTLSWGLSGRYYRVSEFRRANANLSLTHSRLVSDRTRVSIGAYTRYGWQGDDADNGALGVNLGLQHALTSKDVLVFQLRHESIRYFYQRHNSGPFSSLSSRLIHQHSPSLSYHAGVTVSQHDPKTAHSIYRGLEVATGLDKAWSGGLTTGLRLNAGLKSYDEDFPLAGEPREDRFYGIIVSGENNDWNVEGFVPHVFCGYTYNNSNIEFYEYDVLECNLNFNKKF; this is translated from the coding sequence ATGATTAAAATTTTGCGGTCATTTTTTGTATTGATTGTCATCTTTGGGTTAACACTTGCAAGCAAGGCAATCGCTGCGCCAAATGAATTTCTTATAGCCGAACTCATTCGATCCGGGAAAATTCAGGAAGCATATGATGAGCTGCAAAAATCAGACCCGAAAGAAGAAGATATTTTGTTTTTTGAAGGTCTGGTGGCGCAAAGCAATGGCGATTACTCTGAAGCCATCTTACTCTTCAACGATGCTTTGGTGGCCAACCCAAACCATATGAATGCAAGACGAGAGCTTGCAGTTACCTTGCTTCTTGAGGAAAAATACTCGCTCGCCGAACGAGCATTTCTGGAACTGATCGAGCTCGACAACTCTCGGGAACTGGATCAGGTTTATGAAGAATATATCTACTATATTAGAGAAAAAAATCCGCTTGGCATAACAGGAAGTTTTTCTATTTTGCCGTCATCAAACGTGAATCGGGGCACAGAAAACTTTGCCTACAACAGCTTGATAGGAAGATTTGTTATCGATCCCGATTCCCAATCCAAATCTGGCGTGGGATTGCAGGCCGGTCTTTCCGGATACTATCGATTTTCTTCCGAAACTGAAAATCGAAACACATTGTCGTGGGGTCTGTCTGGACGTTATTACAGGGTTTCCGAGTTCAGGAGAGCGAATGCAAATCTCAGTCTCACACACTCAAGGCTGGTGAGTGACAGAACCAGAGTCAGCATTGGAGCCTATACAAGATATGGATGGCAGGGCGACGATGCAGATAACGGCGCGCTTGGGGTAAACTTAGGCCTTCAGCACGCACTTACCTCAAAGGATGTCCTGGTTTTCCAATTACGACATGAGAGTATACGATATTTTTATCAACGACATAATTCGGGGCCGTTCTCGAGCTTGAGTTCCAGACTCATACATCAGCATAGCCCGAGCCTGTCGTATCATGCAGGTGTGACGGTGTCTCAGCACGACCCAAAGACAGCTCATTCCATTTATCGTGGATTGGAAGTTGCCACGGGATTGGATAAGGCATGGTCAGGCGGACTAACCACTGGACTTCGTTTGAACGCAGGACTGAAGAGCTATGATGAAGACTTCCCCCTGGCAGGAGAGCCGCGCGAGGACAGGTTCTATGGTATCATTGTTTCAGGGGAAAACAATGACTGGAATGTTGAGGGTTTTGTGCCTCATGTTTTTTGTGGCTACACATATAATAATTCAAATATAGAATTCTATGAATATGATGTTTTGGAGTGTAATTTGAACTTTAATAAAAAATTCTAG